In one Gossypium hirsutum isolate 1008001.06 chromosome D09, Gossypium_hirsutum_v2.1, whole genome shotgun sequence genomic region, the following are encoded:
- the LOC121203605 gene encoding 40S ribosomal protein S5: MATDVAAPATAAPKDPTQPHLEVKLFNRWSFEEVQVADISLSDYIGVQASKHATYVPHTAGRYSVKRFRKAQCPIVERLTNSLMMHGRNNGKKLMAVRIVKHAMDIIYLLTDQNPIQVIVDAIINSGPREDATRIGSAGVVRRQAVDISPLRRVNQAIYLLTTGARESAFRNIKTIAECLADELINAAKGSSNSYAIKKKDEIERVAKANR, from the exons ATGGCGACAGATGTTGCAGCCCCCGCCACCGCCGCACCCAAAGACCCAACCCAACCTCACCTTGAAGTAAAACTCTTCAACCGCTGGAGCTTCGAGGAAGTTCag GTTGCTGATATCTCCTTGAGTGATTACATTGGTGTCCAAGCTTCGAAGCATGCTACCTATGTGCCACACACTGCTGGGAGGTACTCAGTTAAGCGTTTCAGGAAGGCTCAGTGCCCAATTGTTGAAAGGCTTACAAACTCACTTATGATGCATGGCCGAAACAATGGGAAGAAGCTTATGGCAGTCAGGATTGTGAAGCATGCCATGGATATTATTTATCTCTTGACTGATCAGAACCCAATTCAAGTCATTGTTGATGCTATTATCAACAG TGGGCCACGTGAAGATGCTACTCGAATTGGTTCTGCTGGTGTTGTCAGGCGTCAGGCTGTTGATATTTCTCCTCTTCGTCGCGTGAATCAGGCCATCTATCTTTTGACCACTGGTGCACGTGAGTCTGCATTCAGGAACATTAAAACAATTGCAGAGTGTTTGGCTGATGAGCTTATTAATGCTGCTAAGGGATCATCTAACAG CTATGCCATCAAgaagaaggatgaaattgagagaGTTGCTAAGGCTAATCGTTGA